Proteins from a single region of Starkeya sp. ORNL1:
- the tolQ gene encoding protein TolQ: MNPADVAQTAMAAPSADLSLIGLFLQAHFIVKLVMAGLVIASVWVWAIIIDKTILFTRMKRQMDRFEQVFWSGQSLEELYRSLSGRPNHSMAAIFVAAMREWKRTYEGGARSFTGLTQRLDKVMDVTISREVERLESKLLVLATVGSAGPFIGLFGTVWGIMTSFQSIAASKNTSLAVVAPGIAEALFATAIGLVAAIPATIFYNKFISQVNRQALRLEGFADEFSAILSRQIDERG; the protein is encoded by the coding sequence ATGAATCCTGCCGATGTGGCGCAAACGGCGATGGCCGCCCCCAGTGCCGATCTGTCCCTGATCGGGCTGTTCCTTCAGGCCCACTTCATCGTGAAGCTGGTGATGGCGGGCCTCGTCATCGCCTCGGTGTGGGTGTGGGCGATCATCATCGACAAGACCATCCTGTTCACCCGCATGAAGCGGCAGATGGACCGTTTCGAGCAGGTGTTCTGGTCCGGCCAGAGCCTGGAGGAACTGTACCGCTCGCTGTCCGGCCGACCGAATCACTCCATGGCCGCGATCTTCGTCGCCGCGATGCGGGAATGGAAGCGCACCTATGAAGGCGGCGCCCGCTCCTTCACCGGGCTGACCCAGCGCCTCGACAAGGTGATGGACGTCACCATCTCCCGCGAGGTCGAGCGGCTGGAGAGCAAGCTGCTGGTGCTGGCCACCGTCGGCTCCGCCGGCCCGTTCATCGGCCTGTTCGGCACGGTCTGGGGCATCATGACCAGCTTCCAGTCGATCGCCGCCTCGAAGAACACCAGCCTCGCCGTCGTGGCCCCCGGCATCGCCGAAGCCCTGTTCGCGACAGCGATTGGCCTCGTTGCCGCCATTCCGGCGACGATTTTCTATAACAAGTTCATTTCCCAAGTGAATCGCCAGGCATTGCGACTGGAGGGCTTTGCGGACGAGTTCTCCGCCATCCTGTCGCGCCAGATCGACGAGCGGGGCTGA
- the ftsH gene encoding ATP-dependent zinc metalloprotease FtsH, producing the protein MNANIRNFALWVIIVLLLLALFSLFQNPTQRQAANDVSFSQLLTEVDQGRVRDVLIQGPEISGTFTDGRTFQTYAPNDPSLVQRLYGKGVSITAKPLQDNVPWFVSLLISWLPFIALIGVWIFLSRQMQGAGGKAMGFGKSRAKLLTEAHGRVTFEDVAGIDEAKSDLTEIVEFLRDPQKFQRLGGRIPRGVLLVGPPGTGKTLLARAIAGEANVPFFTISGSDFVEMFVGVGASRVRDMFEQAKKNAPCIIFIDEIDAVGRHRGAGLGGGNDEREQTLNQLLVEMDGFEANEGIILIAATNRPDVLDPALLRPGRFDRQVIVPNPDVVGREQILKVHARKIPIAPDVNLKVIARGTPGFSGADLANLCNEAALMAARRNKRMVTMSEFEDAKDKVMMGAERRSLVMTEDEKMLTAYHEGGHAIVALKVPATDPVHKATIIPRGRALGMVMQLPERDKLSMSYEQMTSRLAIMMGGRVAEELVFGHDKVTSGAASDIEQATRLARMMVTRWGFSDKLGQVAYGENNDEVFLGMSMQRQQNVSEATAQTIDSEVRRLVDEGYAEATRILTESKGQLEALARGLLEYETLSGDEIINLLDGHPPVRDTTIEPANVRGSVVPTAGKNRPRPDTGMEPQPQA; encoded by the coding sequence ATGAACGCGAATATCCGCAACTTCGCCCTGTGGGTGATTATCGTTCTCCTGCTACTGGCGCTCTTCTCGCTGTTCCAGAACCCGACGCAGCGTCAAGCCGCCAATGATGTCAGCTTCTCGCAGCTTCTGACCGAGGTCGACCAGGGCCGCGTGCGCGATGTCTTGATCCAGGGGCCTGAGATCTCCGGCACCTTCACTGACGGCCGCACCTTCCAGACCTATGCGCCCAACGATCCGTCGCTGGTGCAGCGCCTGTATGGCAAGGGCGTCTCGATCACCGCCAAGCCGCTCCAGGACAATGTGCCGTGGTTCGTCAGCCTGCTGATCTCCTGGCTGCCCTTCATCGCCCTGATCGGCGTGTGGATATTCCTGTCCCGCCAGATGCAGGGCGCCGGCGGCAAGGCGATGGGCTTCGGCAAGAGCCGCGCCAAGCTGCTGACCGAGGCGCATGGCCGCGTTACCTTCGAGGACGTCGCAGGAATCGACGAAGCCAAGAGCGACCTCACCGAGATCGTGGAATTCCTGCGTGACCCGCAGAAGTTCCAGCGCCTCGGCGGGCGCATCCCGCGCGGCGTGCTCCTCGTCGGCCCTCCGGGCACCGGTAAGACGCTGCTGGCCCGAGCCATCGCTGGCGAAGCCAATGTGCCGTTCTTCACCATCTCCGGCTCGGACTTCGTCGAGATGTTCGTCGGCGTCGGCGCCTCGCGCGTCCGCGACATGTTCGAGCAGGCCAAGAAAAACGCGCCCTGCATCATCTTCATCGACGAAATCGACGCGGTCGGCCGCCATCGCGGCGCCGGCCTTGGCGGCGGCAATGACGAGCGCGAGCAGACCCTGAACCAGTTGCTGGTCGAGATGGACGGCTTCGAGGCCAATGAGGGCATTATCCTCATCGCCGCGACCAACCGCCCCGACGTGCTCGACCCCGCGCTGCTGCGTCCCGGCCGCTTCGACCGCCAGGTCATCGTGCCGAACCCGGACGTCGTCGGCCGCGAGCAGATCCTGAAGGTCCATGCCCGCAAGATCCCGATCGCGCCGGACGTCAACCTCAAGGTGATCGCCCGCGGCACGCCCGGCTTCTCCGGCGCCGACCTTGCGAACCTTTGCAACGAAGCTGCCCTGATGGCCGCGCGCCGCAACAAGCGCATGGTCACCATGAGCGAGTTCGAGGATGCCAAGGACAAGGTGATGATGGGTGCCGAGCGCCGCTCGCTCGTCATGACCGAGGACGAGAAGATGCTGACCGCCTATCACGAGGGCGGCCATGCCATCGTCGCGCTGAAGGTTCCTGCCACCGATCCGGTGCACAAGGCCACCATCATCCCGCGCGGCCGTGCCCTCGGCATGGTCATGCAGCTTCCAGAGCGCGACAAGCTCTCGATGAGCTATGAGCAGATGACCTCGCGCCTCGCCATCATGATGGGTGGCCGTGTCGCCGAGGAACTGGTGTTCGGCCACGACAAGGTGACCTCCGGCGCCGCCTCCGACATCGAGCAGGCCACTCGCCTCGCCCGCATGATGGTCACGCGCTGGGGCTTCTCCGACAAGCTCGGCCAGGTGGCCTATGGCGAGAACAATGATGAGGTGTTCCTCGGCATGTCGATGCAGCGCCAGCAGAACGTCTCGGAAGCCACCGCGCAGACCATCGACAGCGAGGTCCGCCGGCTGGTCGACGAGGGCTATGCGGAAGCGACCCGCATCCTCACCGAGAGCAAGGGCCAGCTCGAGGCGCTCGCCCGCGGCCTGCTCGAATATGAGACGCTGTCCGGCGACGAGATCATCAACCTGCTCGACGGTCACCCGCCGGTGCGCGACACCACCATCGAGCCCGCCAATGTGCGCGGCTCCGTGGTGCCGACCGCCGGCAAGAACCGCCCGCGCCCGGACACCGGCATGGAGCCGCAGCCGCAGGCGTGA
- the tolB gene encoding Tol-Pal system beta propeller repeat protein TolB, with translation MTRFINKASSLPIPGISRRTVLTGAGALGGLSLLGGGAAQAVLKLDVTQGTVQPLPIAISDFQGGGSPQDAEAGKGVTQIITSDLRRSGLFAPIDPAAFVEKIANPDASPRFQDWRVINAQALVTGRMTRQPDGRVKAEFRLWDVFAGQQLIGQQYFTQPENWRRVAHIIADAIYERLTGEKGYFDTRIVFVDESGSKEKRVKRLAIMDQDGANVTYLTRGDDLVLTPRFSPTSQEVTYMSYGRGDPRVYLLNIETGQREVVGNFPGMSFSPRFGPDGQKVILSLQQGGNSNIFVMDLRSKATTRLTDTAAIDTAPCYSPDGSQIVFESDRGGTSQIYLMGADGSNQHRISFGDGRYSTPVWSPRGDVIAFTKQANGRFAIGIMRTDGQGERILTEGYHNEGPTFAPNGRVIMFFRDPGGSAGAQLYTVDITGYNEQRIPTPSYASDPAWSPLRS, from the coding sequence ATGACCAGGTTCATCAACAAAGCCAGTTCCCTGCCTATCCCCGGCATCAGCCGCCGCACGGTGCTCACCGGTGCGGGCGCGCTCGGTGGCCTCTCGCTGCTCGGCGGCGGCGCGGCGCAAGCCGTGCTGAAGCTCGACGTCACCCAGGGCACGGTGCAGCCGCTGCCCATAGCCATCTCCGACTTCCAGGGCGGCGGCAGCCCGCAGGATGCCGAGGCCGGCAAGGGCGTCACCCAGATCATCACCAGCGACCTGCGCCGCTCCGGCCTGTTCGCCCCGATCGACCCGGCCGCCTTCGTCGAGAAGATCGCCAACCCGGACGCCTCGCCGCGCTTCCAGGACTGGCGCGTCATCAATGCCCAGGCCCTCGTCACCGGCCGCATGACCCGCCAGCCCGACGGCAGGGTGAAGGCGGAGTTCCGGCTGTGGGACGTGTTCGCCGGCCAGCAGCTGATCGGCCAGCAATACTTCACCCAGCCGGAGAATTGGCGCCGCGTCGCCCACATCATCGCCGATGCCATCTATGAGCGGCTCACCGGCGAGAAGGGCTATTTCGACACCCGCATCGTCTTCGTCGACGAGTCCGGCTCCAAGGAGAAGCGGGTCAAGCGCCTCGCCATCATGGACCAGGACGGCGCCAACGTGACCTATCTGACGCGCGGCGACGACCTCGTGCTGACGCCGCGCTTCTCGCCGACCAGCCAGGAAGTCACCTACATGTCCTATGGGCGCGGCGACCCCCGTGTCTATCTGCTCAATATCGAGACCGGGCAGCGCGAAGTGGTCGGCAATTTCCCCGGCATGAGCTTCTCGCCGCGCTTCGGGCCGGATGGCCAGAAGGTGATCCTCAGCCTGCAGCAGGGCGGCAATTCCAACATCTTCGTCATGGATTTGCGCTCCAAGGCAACGACCCGGCTCACCGACACCGCCGCCATCGACACCGCGCCCTGCTATTCGCCCGACGGCTCGCAGATCGTGTTCGAGAGCGACCGCGGCGGTACCTCGCAGATCTACCTGATGGGCGCCGACGGCTCGAACCAGCACCGCATCTCCTTCGGCGACGGGCGCTATTCGACCCCGGTCTGGTCGCCGCGCGGCGATGTCATCGCCTTCACCAAGCAGGCCAATGGGCGCTTCGCCATCGGCATCATGCGCACCGACGGCCAGGGCGAGCGCATATTGACCGAGGGCTACCACAATGAGGGCCCGACCTTCGCCCCGAACGGGCGGGTCATCATGTTCTTCCGCGATCCCGGCGGCTCGGCGGGCGCGCAGCTCTACACGGTGGATATCACCGGCTACAACGAGCAGCGCATCCCGACCCCGAGCTATGCCTCCGATCCCGCATGGTCGCCGCTACGCTCATGA
- the ybgF gene encoding tol-pal system protein YbgF: MIVRFTRPRAVLLAVSLAGLGALAPAGAAFAQQNNNNFFGNLFKPPGQVGQQQQGASPESDPGELTVRIDRLENQIRQLTGQIEQLQYRNQQLEGQVKRYEMELDYRNGGTGQPGAAPGGPAPATTAGGAPPIRAAPATGGGVPSIMAPPVGAPASTRRSDAFDPNANPGAPGMPQQLGTTLPSPSTAPGGPVDAGGPRPGGGTQVATLPPSNSPKDLYDLAYGYIVRQDYGQAADGFRAFLQQYPADRAAPDAYYWLGESDYLRQQYKEAAQSFLKVSTDYPNATKAPDALLRLGQSLAAIGETDAACATFNAVGNKYPRASSTVRQAVEREQKRAHC, from the coding sequence ATGATTGTCCGCTTTACGCGCCCCCGCGCCGTGCTTCTCGCCGTCTCGCTCGCTGGCCTCGGTGCGCTCGCGCCCGCCGGCGCGGCCTTCGCGCAGCAGAACAACAACAATTTCTTCGGCAATCTGTTCAAGCCGCCAGGCCAGGTCGGCCAGCAGCAGCAAGGCGCGTCTCCCGAGAGCGATCCGGGCGAGCTCACCGTGCGCATCGACCGCCTGGAGAACCAGATCCGCCAGCTCACCGGCCAGATCGAGCAGTTGCAGTACCGCAACCAGCAGCTCGAAGGCCAGGTGAAGCGCTACGAGATGGAGCTGGACTACCGCAATGGCGGCACCGGCCAGCCCGGGGCAGCGCCCGGCGGCCCGGCCCCTGCCACGACCGCGGGCGGCGCTCCACCGATTCGCGCCGCGCCGGCCACCGGCGGCGGCGTGCCCTCGATCATGGCGCCCCCGGTCGGTGCACCGGCATCGACCCGCCGCTCCGATGCCTTCGATCCAAATGCCAATCCCGGCGCGCCCGGCATGCCGCAGCAGCTCGGCACCACGCTGCCGTCGCCGTCAACCGCTCCGGGCGGCCCGGTGGATGCCGGCGGGCCGCGCCCCGGCGGCGGCACGCAGGTCGCCACCCTGCCGCCGTCCAACAGCCCCAAGGACCTCTACGACCTCGCTTACGGCTATATAGTGCGGCAGGACTACGGCCAGGCCGCCGACGGCTTCCGCGCTTTCCTGCAACAATATCCGGCCGACCGCGCCGCCCCCGACGCCTATTACTGGCTCGGCGAGAGCGACTATCTGCGCCAGCAATACAAGGAAGCGGCGCAGAGCTTCCTGAAGGTCTCGACCGACTATCCGAACGCCACCAAGGCGCCCGACGCGCTGCTGCGGCTCGGCCAGTCGCTCGCCGCCATCGGCGAGACCGACGCCGCCTGCGCCACCTTCAATGCGGTCGGCAACAAATATCCCCGCGCCTCGTCGACGGTCCGCCAGGCGGTCGAGCGGGAGCAGAAGCGTGCCCACTGCTGA
- the tolR gene encoding protein TolR, whose amino-acid sequence MGMASGGGGGWQSRRSRRRGGAAVMSEINVTPMVDVMLVLLIIFMVAAPLLTVAVPLDLPQTDAKAVEQDREPLVISINDKGQVFLQDTEIDVTELVPKLQAIAKAGYDERIFVRGDRSVDYGTVMKVMGRLSGAGFKRVALVSLVEQGG is encoded by the coding sequence ATGGGGATGGCATCTGGAGGGGGAGGCGGCTGGCAGTCGCGGCGCTCACGCCGACGCGGCGGCGCGGCCGTCATGTCCGAGATCAACGTCACCCCGATGGTCGACGTGATGCTGGTGCTGCTCATCATCTTCATGGTGGCCGCGCCTTTGCTGACCGTCGCCGTGCCGCTGGACCTGCCGCAGACCGACGCCAAGGCGGTCGAGCAGGACCGTGAACCGCTTGTCATCTCCATCAACGACAAGGGGCAGGTCTTCCTGCAGGACACCGAGATCGACGTGACCGAGCTGGTGCCCAAGCTCCAGGCCATCGCCAAGGCCGGCTATGACGAGCGCATCTTCGTGCGCGGGGACCGGAGCGTCGACTACGGCACGGTGATGAAGGTGATGGGCCGCCTCTCCGGCGCCGGCTTCAAGCGTGTCGCCCTCGTCTCCCTGGTCGAGCAGGGGGGCTGA
- the pal gene encoding peptidoglycan-associated lipoprotein Pal — protein sequence MIQMMRILGGKRAAFIVGLALLAAACAKNPMDGSGAGAALGSAPPGSPQEFVVSVGDRVFFESDQTDLTPQARATLDKQAQWLQQYNRYSFTIEGHADERGTREYNIALGARRAQSVRDYLASRGINAGRMRTISYGKERPVAVCNDISCWSQNRRAVTVLNAAGS from the coding sequence ATGATCCAAATGATGCGCATTCTCGGCGGTAAGCGCGCCGCATTCATTGTCGGGCTCGCTCTGCTCGCCGCCGCCTGCGCCAAGAACCCGATGGACGGTTCGGGTGCCGGCGCTGCGCTCGGCTCGGCGCCTCCCGGCAGCCCGCAGGAATTCGTCGTCTCGGTCGGCGACCGCGTGTTCTTCGAGAGCGACCAGACCGACCTGACCCCGCAGGCCCGCGCTACCCTCGACAAGCAGGCGCAGTGGCTGCAGCAGTACAACCGCTACAGCTTCACCATTGAAGGCCACGCCGACGAGCGCGGCACCCGCGAATACAACATCGCGCTCGGCGCCCGCCGCGCCCAGAGCGTGCGCGACTATCTTGCCAGCCGCGGCATCAATGCGGGCCGCATGCGCACCATCTCCTACGGCAAGGAGCGTCCGGTCGCGGTGTGTAACGACATCTCCTGCTGGTCGCAGAACCGCCGCGCCGTCACCGTGCTGAACGCCGCCGGCTCCTGA
- the glmM gene encoding phosphoglucosamine mutase, which produces MTRKYFGTDGIRGRANGVITPELALRVGMAAGLVFQNGEHRHRVIIGKDTRLSGYMIENALVAGFTSVGMDVLLLGPMPTPAVAMLTRSMRCDLGVMISASHNPFDDNGIKLFGPDGYKLSDAIEEEIEALISGDLSARLAKPAAIGRAKRIESVHARYIEFAKRTLPRNQSFDGIRVVVDCAHGAAYRVAPEALWELGCDVVAIGDKPDGFNINREVGSTAPEALAAKVREVRADIGIALDGDADRVLIVDEKGHLVDGDQLMAVVAESFRDDGRLAKAGVVATVMSNLGLERHLASLGLSLARTPVGDRYVLEHMRAHGYNVGGEQSGHIILSDYSTTGDGLVAALQVLAVVQRLGRPVSEVCHRFDPLPQILRNVRYKSGRPLESDDVQKAIAAAELKLANHGRLLIRPSGTEPVIRVMGEGDDRVLVESVVDDVVEAVGRAAA; this is translated from the coding sequence ATGACACGCAAATATTTCGGCACCGACGGTATTCGCGGCCGCGCCAACGGCGTCATCACTCCGGAACTCGCGCTGCGCGTTGGCATGGCCGCTGGCCTCGTCTTCCAGAATGGCGAGCACCGCCACCGCGTCATCATCGGCAAGGATACCCGCCTGTCCGGCTACATGATCGAGAACGCGCTGGTCGCCGGCTTCACCTCGGTCGGCATGGATGTGCTGCTGCTCGGCCCGATGCCGACGCCGGCGGTCGCCATGCTCACCCGCTCCATGCGCTGCGATCTCGGCGTGATGATCTCCGCCTCGCACAATCCGTTCGACGATAACGGCATCAAGCTGTTCGGGCCCGATGGCTACAAGCTGTCCGACGCCATCGAGGAGGAGATCGAGGCGCTGATCAGCGGCGATCTCTCCGCCCGCCTCGCCAAGCCCGCCGCCATCGGCCGCGCCAAGCGCATCGAGAGCGTGCATGCCCGCTATATCGAATTCGCCAAGCGCACGCTGCCGCGTAACCAGTCCTTCGACGGCATCCGCGTGGTGGTCGATTGCGCCCACGGCGCCGCCTATCGCGTGGCGCCGGAAGCGCTGTGGGAGCTCGGCTGCGACGTCGTCGCCATCGGCGACAAGCCGGATGGCTTCAACATCAATCGTGAGGTCGGCTCGACTGCGCCCGAAGCGCTGGCCGCGAAGGTGCGCGAAGTTCGCGCCGATATCGGCATCGCACTCGATGGCGACGCGGACCGGGTGCTGATCGTCGACGAGAAGGGCCATCTGGTCGATGGCGACCAGCTCATGGCGGTGGTTGCCGAAAGCTTCCGCGACGATGGCCGCCTCGCCAAGGCCGGCGTGGTGGCGACGGTAATGTCGAACCTCGGGCTGGAACGGCACCTCGCCTCGCTCGGCCTGTCGCTGGCCCGCACCCCGGTCGGTGATCGCTATGTGCTCGAGCACATGCGGGCGCACGGCTACAATGTCGGCGGTGAGCAGTCCGGCCACATCATCCTGTCCGACTATTCGACCACCGGCGACGGGCTGGTGGCGGCGCTCCAGGTGCTGGCCGTGGTGCAGCGGCTCGGCCGCCCGGTGTCGGAAGTGTGCCACCGCTTCGACCCGCTGCCGCAGATCCTGCGCAATGTCCGCTACAAGAGCGGCCGCCCGCTGGAATCCGACGATGTGCAGAAGGCGATCGCCGCCGCCGAGCTCAAGCTCGCCAATCATGGCCGCCTGCTGATCCGCCCGTCGGGCACCGAACCGGTGATCCGGGTGATGGGCGAAGGCGACGACCGCGTGCTGGTGGAATCGGTGGTGGACGACGTCGTCGAAGCGGTCGGTCGCGCGGCGGCGTGA
- a CDS encoding cell envelope biogenesis protein TolA codes for MRAGIASSTALHAGILGFMIFSFASPHPFDVPPAESMPIDIISDAELSQMMAGKKTAPKVEAPKPVVEKVDTPKPVENLDDKPTDKPEVKAANEPAPPPPPPPEVKPPEPKPPTPPKAEVKPPEPAPTPPKEAESLKQKPPEKKDEPKPEQAKIPPPPPPVPPKKPPPPKQVVQAPPKEQDERKFDANQIAALLDKRTPQRTWSAGETINNTASLGATRGTSATLSQTELDALRARLMGLWNPPAGAANPEELIVTIRIRLNIDGTLAGPPQVVSSGQSGFYMTARESAVRAVFRGQPFDMLNPSKYDAWKDIEITFDPREMVRG; via the coding sequence ATGCGCGCGGGTATCGCCTCCTCCACCGCACTTCATGCCGGCATTCTCGGCTTCATGATCTTCTCCTTCGCCTCGCCGCATCCCTTCGATGTGCCGCCGGCGGAATCGATGCCGATCGACATCATCTCCGACGCCGAGCTGTCGCAGATGATGGCGGGCAAGAAGACCGCGCCGAAGGTCGAAGCGCCGAAGCCGGTGGTCGAGAAGGTCGATACCCCGAAGCCGGTCGAGAACCTCGACGACAAGCCGACCGACAAGCCCGAGGTCAAGGCCGCCAACGAGCCGGCGCCGCCGCCCCCTCCCCCGCCGGAGGTGAAGCCGCCCGAGCCCAAGCCGCCCACCCCGCCCAAGGCCGAGGTGAAGCCGCCGGAGCCGGCCCCGACGCCGCCGAAGGAAGCCGAATCGCTCAAGCAGAAGCCGCCCGAGAAGAAGGACGAGCCGAAGCCCGAGCAGGCCAAGATCCCGCCGCCGCCTCCCCCGGTGCCGCCGAAGAAGCCGCCACCGCCCAAGCAGGTGGTGCAGGCGCCGCCGAAGGAGCAGGACGAGCGCAAGTTCGACGCCAACCAGATCGCGGCGCTGCTCGACAAGCGCACGCCGCAGCGTACCTGGTCGGCCGGCGAGACCATCAACAACACCGCCTCATTGGGCGCGACCCGCGGTACCTCCGCGACCCTGTCGCAGACCGAGCTCGACGCCTTGCGGGCGCGGCTGATGGGACTGTGGAACCCGCCGGCCGGCGCCGCCAATCCGGAGGAGCTGATCGTCACGATCCGCATCCGCCTGAACATCGACGGCACGCTGGCCGGACCGCCGCAAGTGGTCTCCTCGGGCCAGAGCGGCTTCTACATGACCGCGAGGGAGAGCGCGGTCCGCGCCGTCTTCCGCGGCCAGCCCTTCGATATGCTGAACCCTTCCAAATACGACGCCTGGAAGGACATCGAGATCACCTTCGATCCGCGCGAAATGGTGCGCGGCTGA
- a CDS encoding ROK family protein, translating into MAKNNAAAPAIPGPAIAGHGAALLPSVIVDGYNSQLRDEEGFIGDRARRDAFFEALDHWRALAAQRRKDPFGEPMTGKVSKQQLDRLLMEGEPFDQAMVLSAAEDYAQGLARVVRRLLRTKEWRDTQRVVLGGGLSANRFTAIAIARAELLLRAAEIDIELRPIRHDPDEAGLIGAVHLAPSWVFSGHDSILAVDIGGTNMRAGIVELNVKKREDLSKASVRRFELWRHADEELDREKAIDGLVAMLEDLIGDAEKQELKLAPFIGIGCPGEITEAGGIETGAQNLPGNWESRRFNLPAALREAIPHIAGADTAIVLHNDAVVQGLSQLPFMQDVERWGVLTVGTGLGNARFTNREKVKKKG; encoded by the coding sequence ATGGCGAAGAACAACGCGGCGGCTCCGGCTATCCCCGGTCCCGCCATAGCAGGCCACGGCGCCGCGCTGCTGCCATCGGTGATCGTCGATGGCTATAACAGCCAGCTGCGCGACGAAGAGGGCTTCATCGGCGACCGCGCGCGCCGCGACGCCTTCTTCGAGGCGCTCGACCATTGGCGCGCGCTGGCGGCACAGCGGCGCAAGGATCCGTTCGGCGAGCCGATGACCGGCAAGGTGTCGAAGCAGCAGCTCGACCGCCTGCTGATGGAGGGCGAGCCGTTCGACCAGGCGATGGTGCTGAGCGCGGCCGAGGATTATGCGCAGGGACTGGCGCGCGTGGTGCGCCGCCTGCTGCGCACCAAGGAATGGCGCGACACGCAGCGTGTCGTCCTCGGCGGTGGGCTGAGCGCCAACCGCTTCACCGCGATCGCCATCGCCCGCGCCGAACTGCTGCTGCGCGCGGCCGAGATCGATATCGAGCTGCGCCCGATCCGGCATGATCCGGACGAGGCCGGGCTGATCGGCGCGGTGCACCTGGCGCCAAGCTGGGTGTTCTCCGGCCATGACAGCATCCTCGCCGTCGACATTGGCGGCACCAATATGCGCGCCGGCATCGTCGAGCTGAACGTGAAGAAGCGCGAGGACCTGTCCAAGGCGTCGGTGCGCCGCTTCGAATTGTGGCGGCACGCCGATGAGGAGCTCGACCGCGAGAAGGCGATCGACGGGCTGGTGGCGATGCTGGAGGACCTGATCGGCGATGCCGAAAAGCAGGAGCTCAAGCTCGCGCCCTTCATCGGCATAGGCTGCCCCGGCGAGATCACCGAGGCCGGCGGCATCGAGACCGGGGCGCAGAACCTGCCGGGCAATTGGGAGAGCCGGCGCTTCAACCTGCCGGCGGCGCTGCGCGAGGCGATCCCGCACATCGCCGGCGCCGACACCGCCATCGTCCTGCACAATGACGCGGTGGTGCAGGGGTTGAGCCAGCTGCCCTTCATGCAGGATGTCGAGCGCTGGGGTGTGCTCACTGTTGGAACGGGGCTGGGAAATGCCCGCTTCACCAACCGGGAGAAGGTGAAGAAGAAGGGGTGA
- the tilS gene encoding tRNA lysidine(34) synthetase TilS, giving the protein MPTAEAAPLAPVPNQLDPERLLTSFQRHAGILLAISGGPDSTALLLLAARWRAARSDGPRLFAATIDHGLRPEARQEAEAVGTLAAGLDIPHAILTWSGAKPAHGLQEAARAARYRLLATHARALGARAIATAHTLDDQAETVLFRLMRGSGISGLAGIASERALDELALLRPLLEVPKAALIAHCRDAGVAFVEDPSNRNPRFARARLRDILPPLAAEGLDAEALARLAARMARADAALEAATEAANATIHLIPPSDVLIHLDKAALFALPDEIALRLIGRAIDRVGHEGPVELGKLEALQVWLKAAADAPGGARTTARTTARTLAGALVRVEVKSVSMRPAPPRRTPISSL; this is encoded by the coding sequence GTGCCCACTGCTGAGGCGGCCCCGCTCGCTCCTGTCCCAAACCAGCTCGATCCGGAGCGGCTCCTTACCTCGTTCCAACGCCACGCGGGGATCCTGCTCGCCATCTCCGGCGGGCCGGATTCCACCGCGCTGCTGCTGCTCGCCGCCCGCTGGCGCGCTGCCCGCAGCGATGGCCCTCGCCTGTTCGCAGCCACCATCGATCACGGCTTGCGCCCCGAAGCGCGTCAGGAGGCCGAAGCGGTCGGCACCCTCGCCGCCGGGCTCGACATTCCCCACGCCATCCTGACCTGGAGCGGCGCCAAGCCGGCGCACGGCCTCCAGGAGGCGGCGCGCGCGGCGCGCTATCGGCTGCTCGCCACCCATGCACGCGCGCTCGGCGCCCGCGCCATCGCCACCGCCCACACGCTGGACGACCAGGCCGAGACCGTGCTGTTCCGCCTGATGCGCGGCTCCGGCATCAGCGGCCTTGCCGGCATCGCCTCCGAGCGGGCGCTGGACGAGCTTGCCTTGCTGCGCCCGTTGCTGGAGGTGCCCAAGGCCGCGCTGATCGCCCATTGCCGGGATGCCGGCGTGGCGTTCGTCGAGGACCCCTCGAACCGCAATCCGCGATTCGCCCGCGCCCGCCTGCGCGACATCCTTCCCCCGCTGGCCGCCGAGGGGCTGGACGCCGAAGCGCTGGCGCGGCTCGCCGCCCGCATGGCCCGCGCCGACGCCGCGCTGGAGGCGGCAACTGAAGCCGCGAACGCAACCATCCATCTCATTCCGCCCTCGGATGTGCTCATCCACCTCGACAAGGCGGCGCTGTTCGCCCTGCCGGACGAGATCGCGCTGCGCCTCATCGGCCGCGCCATCGACCGGGTCGGGCATGAAGGGCCGGTCGAACTCGGCAAGCTGGAAGCGCTGCAGGTCTGGCTCAAGGCCGCCGCCGATGCGCCGGGCGGCGCCCGGACCACCGCCCGAACCACCGCCCGAACCCTTGCCGGCGCGCTGGTCCGGGTGGAGGTAAAGTCGGTCTCGATGCGCCCCGCACCGCCCCGCCGCACGCCGATTTCTTCACTCTGA